One part of the Arabidopsis thaliana chromosome 4, partial sequence genome encodes these proteins:
- a CDS encoding 2-oxoglutarate (2OG) and Fe(II)-dependent oxygenase superfamily protein (2-oxoglutarate (2OG) and Fe(II)-dependent oxygenase superfamily protein; FUNCTIONS IN: oxidoreductase activity, acting on paired donors, with incorporation or reduction of molecular oxygen, 2-oxoglutarate as one donor, and incorporation of one atom each of oxygen into both donors, oxidoreductase activity, iron ion binding; INVOLVED IN: oxidation reduction, flavonoid biosynthetic process; LOCATED IN: peroxisome; EXPRESSED IN: 23 plant structures; EXPRESSED DURING: 13 growth stages; CONTAINS InterPro DOMAIN/s: Isopenicillin N synthase (InterPro:IPR002283), Oxoglutarate/iron-dependent oxygenase (InterPro:IPR005123); BEST Arabidopsis thaliana protein match is: 2-oxoglutarate (2OG) and Fe(II)-dependent oxygenase superfamily protein (TAIR:AT4G16765.1); Has 6583 Blast hits to 6566 proteins in 839 species: Archae - 0; Bacteria - 934; Metazoa - 52; Fungi - 818; Plants - 3817; Viruses - 0; Other Eukaryotes - 962 (source: NCBI BLink).), which translates to MREIQMKYNRDKKNKMGTALKLPIIDLSSPEKLSTSRLIRQACLDHGFFYLTNHGVSEELMEGVLIESKKLFSLPLDEKMVMARHGFRGYSPLYDEKLESSSTSIGDSKEMFTFGSSEGVLGQLYPNKWPLEELLPLWRPTMECYYKNVMDVGKKLFGLVALALNLEENYFEQVGAFNDQAAVVRLLRYSGESNSSGEETCGASAHSDFGMITLLATDGVAGLQVCRDKDKEPKVWEDVAGIKGDFCCQHRRPYGKMD; encoded by the exons ATGAGAGAAATCCAAATGAAATATAATAGggataaaaagaacaaaatgggAACAGCTCTGAAACTTCCGATCATCGATCTTTCTTCGCCGGAGAAGCTCTCTACTTCCCGATTGATTCGtcag GCTTGCTTGGATCATGGATTCTTCTATCTTACGAACCATGGCGTTTCGGAAGAGTTGATGGAAGGAGTGTTAATAGAGAGCAAGAAACTATTCTCCCTTCCTCTTGATGAGAAGATGGTGATGGCTCGTCATGGTTTTCGTGGTTACTCACCGTTATACGACGAGAAACTTGAATCATCTTCCACCTCCATAG GTGATTCCAAGGAGATGTTCACTTTTGGATCTTCAGAAGGAGTTTTGGGTCAACTTTACCCTAACAAGTGGCCTCTTGAAG AGCTTTTGCCGCTTTGGAGGCCAACCATGGAATGCTACTATAAAAATGTCAT GGATGTTGGTAAGAAATTGTTTGGCCTAGTGGCTTTGGCATTGAATTTAGAGGAAAACTACTTTGAACAAGTGGGAGCTTTCAATGATCAAGCAGCGGTTGTTCGTCTCTTACGTTATTCAG GAGAATCAAATTCATCTGGAGAAGAAACATGTGGTGCCTCTGCTCATTCAGATTTTGGAATGATAACTCTTCTTGCAACTGATGGAGTTGCAGGGCTTCAA GTTTGTagagataaagataaagaaccAAAAGTTTGGGAAGATGTCGCTGGTATTAAAGGG GACTTTTGTTGTCAACATCGGCGACCTTATGGAAAGATGGACTAA